One window of the Streptomyces sp. ITFR-21 genome contains the following:
- a CDS encoding DUF5925 domain-containing protein, protein MPIHLRLDDSDSPSDVVDALFLGRFTSGEQPFARGASVENVKAGLTLLPPDATVLRQARDKDRSATLAEGEGWTVLISRWNRGADVTVAAVTDELAEQVLKSAVDDAEDQPEPQPDDVSMGFWYIVPSRGPHRTTRRIAAATWEELRVNYTAPVAEAMDGLMKLTADDVAGRLLLLHGPPGTGKTSALRTLARAWRDWCQVDCVLDPERLFNDVGYLMSIAIGEDDATGGRWRLLLLEDCDELIRGQAKHQTGQALSRLLNLTDGLLGQGRNVLVGITTNEDLERLHPAVVRPGRCLARIEVGPLTRKEAVDWLGTSEGVGREGATLAELYALRRGRPAILPVPAQSSDGLYL, encoded by the coding sequence CTGCCCATCCACCTGCGGCTGGACGACAGCGACTCGCCGTCGGACGTGGTGGACGCGCTCTTCCTCGGCCGTTTCACCTCCGGGGAGCAGCCGTTCGCCCGCGGCGCCTCGGTGGAGAACGTCAAGGCGGGCCTGACGCTACTGCCGCCGGACGCGACCGTGCTGCGGCAGGCCCGCGACAAGGACCGCAGTGCCACCCTCGCCGAGGGCGAGGGCTGGACCGTGCTCATCTCCCGCTGGAATCGCGGCGCCGACGTCACCGTGGCCGCGGTCACCGACGAACTCGCCGAGCAGGTGCTGAAGTCGGCGGTGGACGACGCCGAGGACCAGCCCGAGCCGCAGCCCGACGACGTCAGCATGGGTTTCTGGTACATCGTGCCGAGCCGCGGCCCGCACCGCACCACCCGGCGGATCGCCGCCGCCACATGGGAGGAACTACGGGTCAACTACACCGCGCCGGTGGCGGAGGCGATGGACGGCCTGATGAAGCTCACCGCCGACGACGTGGCCGGCCGGCTGCTGCTCCTGCACGGCCCGCCCGGTACCGGCAAGACCTCGGCGCTGCGCACCCTGGCCAGAGCCTGGCGCGACTGGTGCCAGGTGGACTGCGTCCTCGACCCGGAGCGGCTCTTCAACGACGTCGGCTATCTGATGTCCATCGCCATCGGCGAGGACGACGCCACCGGCGGCCGCTGGCGGCTGCTGCTCCTGGAGGACTGCGACGAACTGATCCGCGGTCAGGCCAAGCACCAGACCGGGCAGGCGCTGTCCCGGCTGCTCAACCTCACCGACGGCCTGCTCGGCCAGGGCCGCAACGTGCTGGTCGGCATCACCACCAACGAGGACCTGGAGCGGCTGCACCCCGCGGTGGTCCGCCCCGGCCGCTGCCTGGCCCGGATCGAGGTCGGCCCGCTCACCCGCAAGGAGGCGGTCGACTGGCTCGGCACCAGCGAAGGCGTCGGGCGGGAGGGCGCCACCCTCGCCGAGCTGTACGCGCTGCGCCGCGGCCGCCCGGCCATCCTGCCGGTGCCCGCCCAGTCGTCGGACGGCCTCTACCTGTGA
- a CDS encoding iron-containing redox enzyme family protein: protein MTATTADRRRADPDLPAPRGPLSAGIAAALTGPQGTAPDPRGAAAVADPYGEDLHLALYLLYELHYRGFAGVDDDREWDPALMPVRRALEDRFLGALRADVPAGRDIDEALGDLLVESTDHEGSVAYHLEHDGEPWQLREYAALRSLYHLKEADPHAWVIPRLRGRAKAAMVAVEYDEFGAGRPENVHARLFADLMADLGLDTGYGRYVDTAPAAALATVNLMTLFGLRRALRGALVGHFACVEVTSSPGSRRLAEAMRRTGAGPAAERFYTEHVEADAVHEQVVRRDVIGGLLADEPQLAADVAFGADATVFLEDRLAAHLLDAWRGGRSALRGRPDGAGRHLTGAAGSA from the coding sequence ATGACGGCGACCACCGCTGACCGGCGCCGCGCCGACCCGGACCTGCCCGCGCCCCGCGGCCCGCTGTCGGCCGGGATCGCCGCCGCGCTCACCGGACCGCAGGGCACCGCGCCGGACCCACGCGGGGCGGCGGCGGTTGCCGACCCGTACGGCGAAGACCTGCACCTCGCCCTCTACCTGCTGTACGAGCTGCACTACCGCGGCTTCGCCGGGGTGGACGACGACCGCGAGTGGGACCCCGCGCTCATGCCGGTGCGCCGGGCCCTGGAGGACCGCTTCCTGGGCGCGCTGCGCGCCGACGTACCGGCGGGCAGGGACATCGACGAGGCGCTCGGCGACCTGCTGGTGGAGTCCACCGACCACGAGGGCAGCGTGGCGTACCACCTCGAACACGACGGTGAGCCATGGCAGCTGCGCGAGTACGCCGCGCTGCGCTCGCTCTACCACCTGAAGGAGGCCGACCCGCACGCGTGGGTGATCCCACGGCTGCGCGGGCGGGCCAAGGCCGCCATGGTCGCCGTCGAGTACGACGAGTTCGGCGCCGGCCGTCCCGAGAACGTGCACGCGCGCCTGTTCGCCGACCTGATGGCGGACCTGGGACTGGACACCGGGTACGGCCGCTACGTGGACACGGCACCGGCCGCCGCCCTCGCCACCGTCAACCTGATGACGCTGTTCGGACTCCGCCGTGCGCTGCGCGGGGCACTGGTCGGCCACTTCGCCTGCGTCGAGGTCACCTCGTCACCCGGCTCGCGCCGCCTCGCCGAGGCCATGCGCCGTACCGGGGCGGGCCCGGCCGCCGAACGCTTCTACACTGAGCACGTCGAGGCGGACGCGGTGCACGAGCAGGTCGTACGGCGGGACGTGATCGGCGGCCTGCTCGCCGACGAGCCGCAGCTTGCGGCCGATGTGGCCTTCGGTGCGGACGCGACCGTGTTCCTGGAGGACCGGCTGGCCGCCCACCTGCTCGACGCCTGGCGCGGGGGCCGGTCCGCTCTCCGCGGCCGGCCGGACGGCGCGGGGCGGCACCTCACCGGCGCGGCGGGTTCGGCGTAG
- a CDS encoding CDGSH iron-sulfur domain-containing protein → MPNAADRPRRVTVERDGPILVEGPVEVLRDDGTVAVSDRFVVAVCTCRRSRAYPWCDTSHRGRRRPATAEHPGRDERKPDHDPKGSAPHDGDHR, encoded by the coding sequence GTGCCGAACGCAGCTGACCGCCCGCGGCGCGTCACCGTCGAGCGGGACGGGCCGATCCTGGTCGAAGGACCGGTGGAAGTGCTCCGGGACGACGGGACGGTCGCCGTCTCCGACCGCTTCGTGGTCGCCGTCTGCACCTGCCGCCGGAGCCGCGCCTACCCGTGGTGCGACACCAGCCACCGCGGCCGCAGACGACCGGCCACCGCCGAGCACCCCGGCCGCGACGAGCGGAAGCCCGACCACGATCCGAAGGGAAGCGCACCCCATGACGGCGACCACCGCTGA
- a CDS encoding HemK2/MTQ2 family protein methyltransferase: protein MTITAALPQRLGELWTLPGVYAPQADTHLLAQALRDEGVTAGMDVLDVGTGSGALALLAARMGARVSATDISWRAVATARINAARVGTRIRVRRGDLTAPMADRTFDLVVSNPPYVPTPDTRRTATRGAAVAWNAGHTGRQAVDRICAHSHKVLRPHGVLLMVHSGLCGVEPTLRRLTEAGLSCSVTERAYVPFGPVLTERLPWLRAQGLVGAHEDKEELVVVRAERS from the coding sequence ATGACGATCACTGCCGCGCTCCCGCAGCGCCTGGGCGAGCTGTGGACGCTCCCCGGGGTGTATGCCCCTCAGGCCGACACGCACCTGCTCGCACAGGCGCTGCGCGACGAGGGGGTCACGGCGGGCATGGACGTCCTCGACGTCGGTACGGGCAGCGGCGCCCTCGCGCTGCTCGCCGCGCGGATGGGCGCCCGGGTCTCCGCCACCGACATCTCCTGGCGGGCCGTGGCGACCGCCCGGATCAACGCGGCCCGCGTCGGTACCCGCATCCGGGTCCGGCGCGGCGACCTGACCGCCCCGATGGCCGACCGCACCTTCGACCTGGTAGTGAGCAACCCGCCCTACGTGCCCACGCCCGACACCCGGCGGACCGCCACCCGGGGCGCCGCGGTGGCCTGGAACGCCGGCCACACCGGGCGGCAGGCTGTGGACCGGATCTGCGCCCACTCCCACAAGGTGCTCAGGCCGCACGGCGTCCTGCTGATGGTCCACTCCGGCCTGTGCGGGGTGGAACCGACCCTGCGCCGGCTGACGGAGGCCGGGCTGAGCTGCTCGGTCACCGAACGGGCCTATGTGCCCTTCGGGCCGGTACTCACCGAACGGCTGCCCTGGCTGCGCGCCCAGGGCCTGGTCGGAGCGCACGAGGACAAGGAAGAGCTGGTGGTCGTCCGTGCCGAACGCAGCTGA
- a CDS encoding GntR family transcriptional regulator yields the protein MSLKIVIDQDAVTAPYDQLRGQIAEEARAGRLPVGYKLPTVRGLAEQLGLAANTVAKAYRVLEADGVIETRGRHGTYIAAGDARSRAVAAAASAYVERTRRLGLDRDAARAAVEEALRAAYSD from the coding sequence ATGAGCCTGAAGATCGTCATCGATCAGGACGCGGTCACCGCTCCCTACGACCAGCTGCGCGGACAGATCGCGGAGGAGGCGCGCGCGGGCCGCCTCCCGGTCGGCTACAAGCTGCCCACCGTACGGGGGCTGGCCGAGCAGCTGGGGCTGGCCGCCAACACCGTCGCCAAGGCGTACCGGGTCCTCGAGGCGGACGGGGTGATCGAGACCCGGGGCCGTCACGGCACCTACATCGCCGCCGGTGACGCCCGCTCCCGCGCGGTCGCCGCCGCCGCGTCCGCCTACGTCGAGCGGACCCGCCGCCTCGGCCTGGACCGCGACGCCGCCCGCGCCGCGGTCGAGGAGGCGCTGCGCGCCGCCTACAGCGACTGA
- a CDS encoding methyltransferase domain-containing protein, whose amino-acid sequence MSTESDDRLFWDAAAEDFDDEPDHGLRDPRVRAAWAVRLRSWLPGGPSDVLDLGCGTGSLALLAAEQGHRVTAVDRSPRMARLARRKLAGTAARVVVGDASRPPVRPGGFDTVLVRHVLWTLPDPVAALRHWARLLRPGGRLVLVEGRWGASDPVGLTADALTGLAAPLGGVIHVEQLGSDRALWGRQVEDERYVAVVRPAAAAPPASRRRHTEIVDVHLLVLRGGDVLLTRRANTGYADGLLHVPSGHLEDGEDVRSGMIREAYEEVGLDLAPQDLEAVLVMQHRAPDGGARIGWFFLTRLAGGTEPVNREPDKCSELAWYPLAALPDDMVAYCRAGLNAYRAGHRFLLHLHQSGDDIAHDPAGPDRAVPLAPPAVPGSLI is encoded by the coding sequence ATGAGCACCGAGAGTGACGACCGCCTGTTCTGGGACGCCGCCGCCGAAGACTTCGACGACGAGCCCGACCACGGCCTGCGCGACCCGCGGGTCCGCGCGGCATGGGCCGTACGGCTGCGGTCGTGGCTGCCCGGCGGCCCGTCCGACGTGCTCGACCTCGGCTGCGGCACCGGGAGCCTCGCCCTGCTCGCGGCGGAACAGGGCCACCGGGTCACCGCGGTGGACCGTTCGCCGCGCATGGCCCGGCTCGCCCGGCGGAAACTCGCGGGCACCGCGGCCCGGGTGGTCGTCGGCGACGCGTCCCGGCCCCCGGTCAGGCCCGGCGGCTTCGACACGGTGCTGGTCCGGCACGTGCTGTGGACCCTGCCCGATCCGGTGGCGGCGCTGCGGCACTGGGCGCGACTGCTGCGGCCCGGCGGGCGGCTGGTGCTGGTCGAGGGCCGCTGGGGCGCGTCCGACCCGGTCGGCCTCACCGCCGACGCCCTCACCGGACTGGCCGCACCGCTCGGCGGGGTCATCCACGTCGAACAGCTCGGATCCGACCGGGCGCTGTGGGGACGCCAGGTGGAGGACGAGCGGTACGTGGCGGTGGTCCGGCCGGCCGCAGCCGCGCCGCCCGCCTCCCGCCGACGGCACACCGAGATCGTGGACGTGCACCTGCTGGTGCTGCGCGGCGGGGACGTGCTGCTCACCCGCCGCGCGAACACCGGGTACGCGGACGGGCTGCTGCACGTCCCCTCCGGACACCTGGAGGACGGCGAGGACGTCAGAAGCGGCATGATCCGGGAGGCGTACGAGGAGGTCGGCCTTGACCTGGCGCCGCAGGACCTGGAGGCCGTCCTGGTCATGCAGCACCGGGCGCCGGACGGCGGGGCGCGGATCGGCTGGTTCTTCCTGACCCGGCTCGCCGGGGGCACCGAGCCCGTCAACCGGGAGCCCGACAAGTGCTCGGAGCTGGCCTGGTACCCGCTGGCCGCGCTGCCCGACGACATGGTGGCCTACTGCCGGGCGGGCCTGAACGCCTACCGCGCCGGGCACCGCTTCCTGCTGCATCTGCACCAGAGCGGGGACGACATCGCCCACGATCCGGCCGGACCGGACCGGGCGGTGCCGCTGGCACCACCGGCTGTGCCAGGATCGCTCATATGA
- a CDS encoding carboxyl transferase domain-containing protein has product MADPGSWIRWDEPRTELPETADYRAALLAARERTGLDESVITGEGRIRGRRVALVAGEFGFLGGSIGVAAGTRLADAVERATRERLPLLATPASGGTRMQEGTIAFLQMVKVAAAITDHKAAGLPYLVHLRHPTTGGVLASWGSLGHVTSAEPGALIGFLGPRVHHALYGEEFPSGVQTAENLHAHGLVDAVLPAASLAAVTATVLDVLCGRQRPDPGGAETETEAAAVSRPAPPAPEPAGDTADSLRRSRRPERPGLRDLLRHAASVTPLSGTGAGERDPGLLLALARFGPTPCVVLGHDRGAAKGPAAPAARPLGPAGLRQARRGMRIAAELGLPLLTVIDTAGAALSREAEEGGLAAEIARSLADLVTLRAPTLCLILGQGAGGGALALLPADRVFAARHAWLSPLPPEGASVILHRTTDRAAELAERQGIGAPALLAHGIADVIVPEHPDAADDPDSFLCGLAALLGAELATLRTLDPRVRTAARRARYRRLGES; this is encoded by the coding sequence GTGGCCGACCCCGGCAGCTGGATCCGCTGGGACGAACCCCGCACCGAGCTCCCCGAAACCGCCGACTACCGCGCCGCTCTGCTCGCGGCCCGGGAGCGTACTGGCCTGGACGAGTCGGTCATCACCGGTGAGGGACGGATCCGCGGCCGCCGGGTCGCGCTGGTCGCGGGCGAGTTCGGATTCCTCGGCGGATCCATCGGCGTCGCCGCCGGCACCCGGCTCGCCGACGCCGTCGAACGGGCCACCCGGGAACGGCTGCCGCTGCTGGCCACACCCGCCTCCGGCGGCACCCGGATGCAGGAAGGAACCATCGCCTTCCTGCAGATGGTCAAGGTCGCCGCGGCCATCACCGACCACAAGGCCGCGGGGCTGCCGTACCTCGTCCACCTGCGGCACCCCACCACCGGCGGGGTCCTCGCCTCATGGGGCTCGCTCGGGCACGTCACCTCGGCCGAACCCGGCGCGCTCATCGGCTTCCTCGGCCCGCGCGTCCACCACGCCCTCTACGGCGAGGAGTTCCCCTCAGGCGTGCAGACCGCGGAGAACCTCCACGCCCACGGCCTGGTCGACGCGGTACTGCCCGCCGCATCGCTCGCCGCCGTGACCGCGACCGTGCTCGACGTACTGTGCGGACGGCAGCGGCCGGACCCCGGCGGAGCCGAGACCGAGACCGAGGCCGCGGCGGTGTCACGGCCCGCACCGCCCGCGCCCGAACCCGCCGGGGACACCGCCGACTCCCTGCGCCGCAGCCGCCGCCCCGAGCGCCCCGGACTGCGGGACCTGCTGCGCCACGCCGCGTCCGTCACCCCGCTCAGCGGTACGGGCGCGGGCGAGCGCGACCCCGGTCTGCTGCTGGCCCTGGCCCGCTTCGGCCCGACGCCCTGCGTCGTGCTCGGCCACGACCGCGGCGCCGCGAAAGGCCCGGCGGCCCCGGCGGCCCGGCCGCTCGGACCGGCCGGGCTGCGCCAGGCGCGCCGCGGTATGCGGATCGCCGCCGAACTCGGCCTGCCGCTGCTCACCGTGATCGACACGGCGGGCGCGGCACTGTCCCGAGAGGCCGAAGAAGGCGGGCTCGCCGCCGAGATCGCCCGCAGCCTCGCCGACCTCGTCACGCTCCGCGCGCCCACGCTGTGCCTGATCCTCGGTCAGGGCGCGGGCGGCGGCGCGCTCGCCCTGCTGCCCGCCGACCGGGTGTTCGCGGCGCGGCACGCCTGGCTGTCGCCACTGCCGCCCGAGGGCGCCTCCGTCATCCTGCACCGCACCACCGACCGCGCCGCCGAACTCGCCGAACGCCAGGGCATCGGCGCGCCCGCGCTGCTCGCCCACGGCATCGCCGACGTGATCGTCCCCGAACACCCCGACGCGGCGGACGACCCCGACTCCTTTCTCTGCGGCCTCGCCGCCCTGCTCGGTGCCGAACTCGCCACGCTCCGCACTCTCGACCCGCGGGTGCGAACCGCCGCCCGCAGAGCGCGTTACCGCAGGCTGGGCGAGTCGTGA